One window of the Papaver somniferum cultivar HN1 unplaced genomic scaffold, ASM357369v1 unplaced-scaffold_115, whole genome shotgun sequence genome contains the following:
- the LOC113329269 gene encoding L-type lectin-domain containing receptor kinase S.6-like — protein MGSLKIFLCSLAIIILILDSSYHTLSDNNSIKNITFLGDAHVQENGRICLTSYSLPSTSSSAGVGRAIYKNPIRFRNSSPKSTASFSSKFTFTIIPNSLASPPRFGDGLTFLITSNPHIIGNGFGFMGLSNETCQEPGIYIAVEFDTSLDSNLEDISDNHVGIDINSVISYPAVDSTVMGFDLKNGKNTTAWIDYLDSEKLIKVWLSYDAQSKPIRPIISTSMDLSGYIDELMYIGFTASNGEIGSAKHFIENWEFETYFPPFDSVHKRVQGGCIENGHVSTLLLEVAVVLILFVGAIFVRSVKAILRGAWSAISEKMSPHQSGISGANQTTSDSVTDAPVISESSVNESTVLEEDLKIEQGSSTDTDDSEILEKKVISEADVLETLSPSTIQKDISTAEYRIEQLENAAKMSVTKGTKKDYTGKLVKLTGKNSSEESQKQKSKSKAGTSRNPRK, from the exons ATGGGTTCTTTAAAAATTTTCCTTTGTTCATTAGCAATTATAATTCTCATCTTAGATTCTTCTTATCATACATTATCTGACAATAATTCCATCAAGAACATCACATTTCTTGGTGATGCACATGTTCAAGAAAATGGCAGAATATGCCTAACTTCATATTCTCTaccttcaacttcttcttctgctgGTGTTGGTAGAGCAATTTACAAGAACCCAATTAGGTTTAGGAATTCTTCACCTAAATCTActgcttctttttcttctaagTTCACTTTCACCATCATTCCAAACTCTTTAGCTTCTCCTCCACGGTTTGGTGACGGATTGACATTTCTGATCACTTCCAATCCTCACATTATTGGTAATGGTTTTGGTTTCATGGGTCTTTCAAATGAAACTTGCCAAGAACCGGGAATTTATATTGCTGTGGAATTTGATACTAGTTTGGATTCGAATCTTGAAGATATTAGCGATAATCATGTAGGGATTGATATAAATTCAGTCATATCATATCCTGCTGTTGATTCTACTGTGATGGGGTTTGATTTAAAGAATGGGAAAAACACAACTGCTTGGATTGATTACCTAGACAGTGAGAAGTTGATAAAGGTTTGGCTTAGTTACGATGCACAATCTAAACCTATCCGGCCAATTATTTCTACAAGCATGGATCTTTCGGGGTACATTGACGAACTTATGTATATTGGCTTTACTGCGTCGAATGGAGAGATAGGTTCAGCAAAGCACTTTATTGAAAATTGGGAGTTCGAAACTTATTTTCCACCATTTGATTCCGTCCACAAGAGAGTGCAAGGTGGCTGTATTGAAAATGGTCATGTCTCAACTTTATTACTGGAAGTTGCAGTAGTGCTGATACTATTCGTTGGTGCAATATTTGTTCGTTCAGTGAAGGCGATATTGAGAGGTGCTTGGTCAGCAATTTCTGAGAAGATGTCTCCTCATCAAAGCGGGATTTCTGGTGCAAACCAAACAACTTCGGATTCTGTCACAG ATGCACCTGTTATATCAGAGAGTAGTGTCAACGAATCTACTGTTCTAGAAGAAGACTTAAAGATTGAGCAAGGGAGTTCAACAGATACAGATGATAGCGAGATTCTAGAAAAGAAGGTGATCAGTGAAGCTGATGTACTTGAAACTCTGAGCCCTTCTACCATACAGAAAGACATCTCAACTGCAGAATACCGAATTGAGCAGTTGGAGAACGCCGCAAAGATGTCAGTAACAAAGGGTACAAAAAAAGATTATACTGGTAAACTCGTTAAGCTTACTGGAAAAAATAGCAGTGAGGAATCCCAGAAGCAAAAATCTAAAAGTAAAGCTGGTACTTCTAGGAATCCGAGAAAGTGA